tcgcattgatgaacaataaattttaatgacatcactgcagggtgccttttcatgcaatacttcgcgaggctccagcagtgatgtcaattaaatttattgtttatcaatgcgaaaagacatacccctgataaacagttaataactttttttcctaataagatacgaagtaacaGTCTTCGACAacgttgttcagcggaaaatttccttaaggaattttataaatttgcacaaaaaccatcagctggcccggttccacagaagaaacaaaaatgatgttgatttttcagtacaaaatattcatttttcccatacaaacctaaaagcacagacaaacagacaagaCGCTTAGAAGAAAAACAGTACGAATTTTCGCAAGAGATTACATTCCCATCTGGTGTCGGTATTGCCTACCAATCAGTTTTGCCTAAAATGAAATGTTCGAGGTAGCCTAAGATGTTGTGATGTTGAAAagttgtaaacaaaaaaaacatttgcttTGAGATCTTGTCAGTTTGATTTGTTGCGTGTGATCGAGAAATTCCATTTCATTGGAGATCAGGGAAcaagaatttacaaaactgTATTGAAGAAAGAGTGCCAAGTTATTGTTACTTATATTCATATATTAATGAAAGTTCTGGTGCAAGTTAGTGCTCTGGTTAAAACCGAAGGCTTTACGAGGATATTAGAAACTTCATGAACGGCAGGAGCACAGTAGAAGGAAATTTGAACGGAGCTTCGTCATCCCTCTCAACCAGAGTTTCTTATCGGATTGAATATAAAAACTgcctcaaaaattattcaaataacaattttattttgcagaGTCATACTATGGAATTTAACAGTTTTATTGTCCCGGACTAGGTAAACCCTTGAGTTGGAGCGAATCCCATCGACAAATACtagtagaagcactagttattgaacaggcaccagatattgaacactagtaaaacactaatcaattaaaacaataatattcagtagaaaaaagaattaaaaatcgttgtgccactgttgaagcatcTTCTACttatgttcatatttttattaagaatttcGGACTCTTATAGCCACAATCCCCGAAAGAAGACTATGTgttcaaatttcggcttgatttttcgactggatgaaaaaaaacagcCTTTTTTTGATTGggagaaaaattggataaaagacaaataaacgtctTAGATAATAATATGATTGTTTTCAACTAAGTCTTTTCGACTGAattctggaagagtggcagtCTTTATTTTccctattttcttaaaatctaACTAATtgaagtgttcaatcattggatcacagaaaacgccgATGTTTCAATtgttgaacgttcaatcttgcagtactcgtttcgtaaagaaatgcatgtaccagttattgaacaaacatcggttggtgcttgaaaatgtaaacaaactgtttcttggttgctaactcaaccaaaatcgcccctgcaaggcatactgtcaagcgaaatacccctaaatatatgcaatgatattcaatgtttacgtgttcattAATTTGAACATTGCCTGTTAAATATTTGAATCTTTGTGTtcaatcattgggacaaaagccattttgaaaaaagggcttatatgttaatttcaaaacatattaccgcgaaaaaaatatatcgattcgaagctGAGAAACAAGCTTAAGCTACACTATCtaaattttatctgaaaaacctttcgttattatttattagCCACAAATGCGTTGCATCctaaagatggtgttcaatatatagtgttcttaccctatttGGTTTTAAGATGGTTCCAATCGATAATCGAACCAACTCATGAACTATCGAAAATTCCTCCATCCGAAATAGatgaaaacttatcaaattgAACTGCTTCGAATTTCATTGTTATACATAAtgtgttttaaataaaactgtcattttaaaaaagactgatcagatttttctttttattccgTTTAATTTTTAGCGCTTAGTTGTATCATAAataattattcatatttaatttttgcatGCCATTTTTCTTGtcagttttttaatattgttgcAAACTGTATGCAGCCCAGAATTCAATAtgtactttttgttttgttatttttgcttttcGTGAACATGAAcaatagggtgtcccaaaattgcataacttctgggaatctgggggctcaccctccaaatggtagattaggatgtgcagaacaaacttttgtatggggccgactaaaaaaaatcatgtttagaggttccgcaagcgcgatctttgaaaaaagtccactttcaaaagatttgattttaaataaattctgggtccaaaaattttcataaaatttatttattttatatttttttaattttgtttgagtttaatactatacgtaaaaaatgaaaaatgaaccgaatttgtatcaaaatgtaaaacaagcaggctattaacaagaaaaaaaatttttttggtccaaaaattttggattcaactgggcaaaatgtgtaccaagtgtaaatatttttaataccaatgccatcaaaagatgcggatttttgtgcacttaaagttggctgaacaaaacatgttgtttgtatcatcgtgaaAAGAGCTATTCATGGTTTAATCCTTAACAAAAAGCACAattaaggatattttttattcaatttatctaatttgtcttaataatacctactttaaaatcgaaatacttgcaaaaaagacttggatggttaAAGAAAGTCATCAGatggccatatgccaaatttgagcggaatcggacaacaggaaggggttgcactgaatctcaagtgtgaaagggattctgagacatagtgttctaaagaagcataaaaaactggttttccatcataatttttttttctttaccaatcgattgctttattatgttaattttattaaaatttcaactaagactaacatttcacctcaagactgcaactcgattggacttaaaacaaaaaagttatggctgttccaagattgtatttttgtggtaAATTGccctgtaaaacgcaatgagtaaaatgtactcattgtgtgttaaacgacaatttgcacaaaaaaaaacaatctttgaacagctataacttttttgtttgaagtccaaccgagttgcagtcttcaggtgaaatgttagtcttaatttaaattttgataaaatctacataataaAGCAATcaatttataaagaaaaaaatgtatgatgaaaaaccagttttttatgcttctttagaacacaatgtctcagaatccctttcacacttgagattcagtgcaaccccttcctgttgtccgattccgctcaaatttggcaaatggccttctgatgacttccttaaaccatccaagtctttttttgcaagtattttgatttttaagtaggtattttttaatacaaatttgataaattgaataaaaaatatcctaaattgtgatttttgttaaggatTAAACCATGAATAGCTCTTtccacgatgatacaaacaacatgttttgttcagccaactttaagtgcacaaaaatccgcatcttttgatggcattggtataaaaaatatttcacgcttgatttacattttgcccagttaaatccaaaatttttgaaccaaaaaaattttttttcttgttaatagcctgcttgttttacattttgatacaaatttggttcatttttcattttttacgtatagtattaaactcaaacaaaattaaaaaaatataaaataaataaattttatgaaaatttttggacccagaatttatttaaaatcaaatcttttgaaagtggacttttttcaaagatcgcgcttgcggaacctctaaacatgattttttttagtcggccccatacaaaagtttgttctgcacatcctaatctaccatttggagggtgagcccccagattcccagaagttatgcaattttgggacaccctaatgaaCAATCATCGATAAAAGAGGGATGAAGGAAGGTTGTTTCGAGTTcagactttttttcacgtaTTTAAAATGCGGTTCTCCTATTTGATCCGTCTTGTCCATGTGACCATCTGCTTTCCGAACGGGTCCTCGGTCCGGGCAATCGTTGTCGTCGGATCCCAATCGTCATCTTCGGTGATGTAATAACTCCGGATCAGGAGCCGAAAGTCGGCCGCACTAGTCCTGAAGTCATACATCACGACAGTCTTCCAAATACATTGAGCTTTCGAAAGATTTCAAACTACATACGTTGACTCCTAAAATACATATGCACTGGTTATTAGAAGCTCGGTCCTGAACGAAGATAGTTGGTTTACATTCCGATCAAATTTATGTACTAGTCAGATAATTTCTGCTGTTCATTgtggtaaatttttcaacgttgtAAATAACTTCGAAATTCATCTCTCCTAAAGCGGGAATCAAAATTTCGCTGGAtcaaaacaaacggaaattaacATTCTATAAGCACCATggtgatgaaaatattattacCATCATTACAAAGCtaccatgacaaaaaaaatcaaattttcctcTTAGCGATTCTAGTGAACTCTGGTGGCGATATTGCCTAGCTTCGATACAGATTTGCGAAAAACGAAAACCGAGTGTCCCGTCTGATTGTATGtgctaaaagttcaaatttcaaattacaaaaaatattggatgagttttggaccaagacgaagctttttagaccccagggtttgagaaattcaaaaatgaccccaaatagaCTCAGTCTTTTGTCGAGTGGAGAAGAAATATGACGTTCTAGAAATAGACACTTGATAAGTCCGATGGGAATAATATTCTGTGTGAGAGAATAATTCGAAAACattgttggaaatttggaaaaaaatcttaaaaagtaTTTCGGAATATTATTTGTCAATAAGCTCTTGAAGAGCAGCTATTTAACGTGTGttgtcataaaaaatattttcatattttgcatGAGAAATAATTCATTTGAAGGGTTTCCGTAAAAATTAATAGATTCATGATTCATGCAGTTTTCCTGATGATAAACGTGGCTCTAGGATCGTTGCAGATGTAGCAGAACAGGAACTTCTGTGGAACTTCCAATCTTTAGATTTTAATTgtctttcttcttcttttttaacATTGCTCTAAAGGtaatgcaaaacattaaaaaataagcgTGAAAACATGCGTTCTGCGTATATTTTATTCAaggaaataataattgaaaatagtCATTCTCTttgagttttgttgatttttttttgggtagggtagaagcactagttattgaacaggtaccagatattgaacactagtaaaacatttaccgattaaaacaataatatacagtagatgaaatgaatcaaaattcgttgtgccactgttgaagcatttcatacctatgttcaaatttttatctagaatctcggactcttaaagccacaatccccgaaacttgaatatgtgttcaaattttggcttggtttttcgactggatgaagaaaacagcctatttttgattgggggaaaaattggataaaagacaaataaacgtctaaGATAATGATATGAGTGTTTTAAACTaagtctttttgaatgatttctggaagagtggcagttatccttattttcataaaatttaacaaatgaaagtgttcaatcattggatcacagaaaacgccaatgtttcaattattgaacgttcaatcttgcaatactcgtttcgtaaagaaatgcatgtaccagttattgaacaaacatcggttggtgtttggaaatgttGATATGATAGCCTCATTCCTCGAAGGGCTATCCTAGTTCCTGTCACTATCAGTAGGTTGGACGGTGATATACCTACGATCAAGAACGACCGTTCAGTTCGGAGTCTAAACTAGAAGGGATTTATTTCACTTACTTAAATGCTAACGAACCCCGTTTGAGTAGTCAATACGTGACTCTTTATGCAGAGCTCAGCATAATCGCTGTCGCTCGGGTGGCGTGATTTGGATTATGCTGAGTTCGCTGTTTACTTAAACTTATCGCTATGCGCTCTTCTGTGGAAGGGGCGTATCCACcacaatgtaaacaaactgtttcttggttgctagcaaggtgggtatatattcaggaggtgttcccgaataacgaattcccgattcagccattttggctatgtaggctatgcaactaaacggaactcatgaagtttgtttaccaacaaaccaccgaaaagctgtgcagaaaataaacaaactcattgagagccccgctcactcctcgcctacttactgtgaaagtcggagaacctagtgtatcaaaagaccttggttgctagctcaaccaaaatcgcccctgcaaggcatactaccaagcgaaatacccctgaatatatgctatgatattcaatgtttacgtgttcaataattagaacattgcctgttcattatttgaatcatagtgtttaatcattgggacaaaagtaattttgaataaaaaggcttaaataataatttaaaaacatatttccacggaaaaaataaatcgattcgaagcagagaaataagcttaagcgacgctatcaaaattttatcagaaaaactgttcgttattatttattggccacaaatgtgttgaatcccaaagatggtgttcaatatatagtgttcttaccctattaTATTAAATTGTTTGTCGACGAAATGAGCCAATTTTGGGCTACTGGGTTTAATGAcaatctgtttgttttttttttgtattaaagaaaataaacttGTTTCTTGTACcatgaaatcttttgaaagggtagttttcaaaaagtttcgtgGCTGTACCTACTATTTTTCTGTTCCTATAACGTTTCTTTTCAATAGCGAATAAAGGCGCTATAATCAAGGTCAAAGACCAGAGATGATGGGGCACTGAAATTCTTAACATTTGATTTAGCCGTTAACTGCAAATATAATGcggaaatagatttttttcatttccatccacagaaggacgaCTTCAAGAAGCCCATCATCAAGGAGCACAAAAAATAGCaacgatgaaatatttgataaccaaacgtatggtactgttgttcACGTTTCTTCTTCCCTGTATACCAGTTGTCTCTaagtccaatactgcacagtggaaCCGGCCTAGaaaagatgagtagtaaatgtacttttactactcaccgggatgttGACAAGATCTgactgtgtatgtatcataagcataagtatAAGCATAAGCATGAAATGAAACTTTACTGTTAACAAACAAAAGCGTGTGGAAAGAAATTCACAAGGCTTCACATTTTGTTTCATCCTAGTCCATATGGGTTAggctgaaataaatttgaaatccttcttttgtcaattggagttgaaacatctcGAAGAAGACCCATCTTCatgatgtttcaaataatccaaattttcaaaaaaaaactggaaaaaagtgaacaaaaactTTCATGCAACTAAATAAATTGCATACAATCTTGATtgcaaatcaaaaaaattcaatcattttctgaaaaaaaatctggaaaatgttgttttgtttttgatgaaGAGCATTCCAAAAGTTTTCATTCAGTCAAACCGTTATACTAGATCATATAACTTCTACAttataatttgttaaaattaggTCATGTAGGTataagaagattttttaatattttatgagaatcataaacttaaaatcaaacttccaaaatcaaaattttttttctcgttattttttttttttcataatattaggAACCGCAATAGCTATTGGAAGTTTTTGTGCTTTATTTTGCAACAAATcgactaaattttcaaaattttgattcttgagttttttatgttgtttttgtttttgatttctgACAAGATATACTGCCCAGTTCAACAATAGCCATAAAAATATATTGTTAACGTGGCTTTACTTTATATTCTCAACATACTCGCTCATATCTTAGATTAAACGTTTAAGTCGGTCATCATCCTTGTCAGAACATAAATCACTTTCGATTTGAAATGGATGTAGGTaaatgaatagaaaagattttattttcagaatcCTATAATTTTGTTAGAATAGACATTTTAAGACAATGTTTCAAAgcaaaatgaaatgttttaaaacttttgaggaACTTTCAAATTACCATCTGTGGTCTGCAAAGTAAATATTATCCGGGTATTATTCCATCATGTTTCCACTAAGATTAGTTTCGGAAATTAGGCTTGCTACCTTTTGGTTTAACAATGTCACAGGTAATAGCTCCGTGCCCTTATCGATTCAACGCTTAGGGTGTGAAAAACTTAAACAACCGTTTAGCAATCAAATATCTGAGGCTTTTGCACTCACTTACTCCaacgtttcaaattttctaattaaCCAGAAACAAGAAGCTTTTTGATGAAGTACGAGCCGTTGAAAATAACGTATTTATTGCTATCTTAGCATCACATAGATGTAGTTTTTTCATTAAGTTAAATTTACAATAGTGCCGGTTACattatatatttttcttaagTGAATCTTAAGTTAAACAGTTTGGAATTCACCAAAAATAAGCCTCTTATTTAATATGGATTATCAAGCACTTTAATTCATATTAAATCAATAATGCCTTTGTAAGGCGCACATAATTTGTTGACTTGCAAACAACGTCTTACTAAACGTTTGTTGGTAAACACGATCACcttctcaaaaaaacaaaacctacAGATATAATCACACGTATCTCAGGTAGGCGAAATTCGCATTCATATATTCACAATCCTCGGAAGCTCCTAACGCCACAGACTGTTAAAAAACGAAAGCGAATAGAAAAAGGGGTCATTTTGCTTTTAATTTGCTGGTGTTCATTCAGCGCAAAATTCTGAATGATGGAGCCTCATCATTGTCAAAAAAACAGGCTTTAGTAAGCGCAACCTACCGACCCATAAAAACGAAATTCCACAAATTATTAGAAGCTTGGCGCAGCAGCATAAACCAGGCCGTCCCGGTCGTGTAACCATGAAAAGCAAAACATTTCCGTACCACTCCACTCCACTGAATTTGCTGCTCTGTGCACGCCCGTTTACCGAAAGCACTTGTACTACTACCAATTTTAACGCCTTACTTTCTTCTTTACCTTCTTTCTTCCAGATTACGATTGCGCCTGTCAGCAGCCTCTACTAGAGTTTGTCCTCGCCCtcgaaaaaagactgtagaagAACTTGGGCAGGGGAAACGACCATGAACTGCTCATCGATGCCGGCAGCTAGCGGAAACTATCTACGAAAACCATTACAAACAGAACCGTGGAGATCACCTGTTGCTCGCTGGGGTAAACGATAAGGCCCATCCCTCTGGAATAGAAAACATTACATTAAaataccaaaataacaaacacgCACCTGCTAGGAGGAGACCCAGTAAAGATAAAAGAAGTACCGGAGTCCCACTGTGGGTTGCAACCCGCTGTCGTAAAAAGACGGCCTCCAAGAGACACCACAGGTAGCCCCAAAAAAAGTGGTGATCACCGACAAAACAGCACCGAGAATTAAAAACAtccaaaaataataagaaaggTAGTACAATTACCCGGCACAGACGGTTTTTTGGGGAAACCGAAAAAAGTGCTCTCGCAGACCTGCCTCTGCTTCAGTATCGATTCGGAGGCCACGCGGGACAGACCTACGCCGACCGGTTCTTTCacacgaaaaaacaaaaacgagacACAATACGAACGACCGCCGCAGCGCATCGTTgagcatcatcatcattggcGTCATCAGAGCACAGCATCAcaatcatcgtcatcatcggtGTAACCTCGTTTCAAGTTTGCACATCATCGGTGTTGCTTCTTCGCTTCGAGGCGCGTGATGAGCCAGAAGAAGCCCTCCTCCTCCTAAGTGTGGTGATCGGAGCAGATTATGTAAATGTGATCAACGACCGGTATTGTTTCACGAGCGCTCGTTTTGCCACCGAGCCCGTCCTCGTCGTAGACCATTGTCTACCTAAAGCAGTTGCTCGCTAGTCCAGAAGAAACGGTGCCCAGAATGTTGTTTTGCTTGGGCTAAAGTGCGCGAAAGTGTAGAACCTTACCAGGTAACATCGCGTTGCTCTGTGCACTAGGTTACAGTGAAGGCCGACTAAGTGTttttttcgttcgttcgttctgTTTGTTTGTACTGGGTGATCTGGAACGAACCAGAGAGAGAGTACCGGGAGCGCTCGCCGCGTGTTATCGGGAGAGTGAGAGCGCAAAATCCGGGCGGCTCGCAACAACAAGGAAAGCTTAATCTTATCACGAAATTACGCCGCACTAGTTGAGCGCGAGAACCGAACGATTTCGCAAGTGCCTCAACGTGTAGTGCGGAATCATCTGTGGGGACGACGACGAAACTTTGCGCAAATCACATTGCGCCGGGAGTTGGGTTGAGTTTGGGGTGAAAtagtttattattattattggtgCGATCGGTTGGTTTCCGAGAAGAAGAACCGCGAGGCCACGTGACGAGACGACTGCTGGCTGAACGACGACGGCGATGGTGCGGCAGATAGGCCTGAGTTGGATGAACGGCGAATGTCATGTTTTTGTTTAGATCAGCTGAATCGCGCACAACTTGTTGCTGTCGGGGGAAACAGTGAAGGATTTTCGCTTCGTTGGTGAAGTCTATCAAGCTGTTTTTTGAACCGAGCGGTTTGTTGTGTGgtcgagttttttttacttcttattGCCATCATTTACCCCGAAGAAAAGCAAGTAACGCGCAACATTAAAAATGCTGACATCGGTGAAAAAACATCACAGCACAATGAATGCAATATGTTATGGTTAGTGTTAAAGGACGCCCTTTGGCACCTAGTAGTGTAGCGGGAGGTTAGTGCTCCGACtgttaattttgaatgaaacagcAAACTTTCCTTCTATCTTGCTGGAAAAGGATTACGTGTCCAACAGAGTAAGTGAGTTGCTTGGCCAACAGTTGCCAAGAAGTGCGAAGATTCCAAGAAAGATTAATCTGATCATGAATCAATTTGAATCCATCATTCAGTGATTAGAGTTCAAAGTGAGTGGATCGGATGCATGTGTGACCCTGACCACGAAGATGTACTGGATACGGTCAAAGAAGCTCAAGGAGCGGCTGGCGCTCGGGTTTGGCGCCTCGCTGGTCCTTTTTACGTTACTGCTGGTGATCGATCTGCAGATGGATCTTGGGGTCTCGCGAGGTGAATTTATGCCCTCACACGGTAGGATACGATACGTTCACGAAGAAGATAAAAGTGGTGTATACAATGAATTTCATCGGAAGTTCCTAGCTAAAAGCAATGCTTCTGGATCGAAAGAATATCTCACAACAAATCCTCACACCAATCGCGGTCGAACGGAAACGTCTGGACCGGGATTTCCTAGCAAACAAATTACAACGACTCCTCCACATGATCGATTTAAGGATCTGACAGCCATTGTGGTTGCTCCGAAGAATAGACGAGATCCACAGTTTTTCGAACGGGTTGTCATCAAAGAGGACATCACCGACGAACCCAATCCATCGCTAGCAGATATGCTCGAACTGGGCATAAGCAAAAATGCAACCAATCTGGAAAGGTTTCAACTTTCCATCACGAAAAATGAGCTCTACTCTAAGAAAGATAGACTCGTCGATATGTTGATTCAAGACATGGTTCAGCTACCAatcaaacatgtagtccaaaaaGAAGGGGGAACCCAGATTAAACTCATTATCGAATATCCACACGATATTCATGCACTCTTCAAACCGATGCGGTTCCCCAGAGAGCAACAAACTCTTCCAAACCACTTCTATTTTACCGATTACGAACGACACACGGCGGAAATTGCCGCATTTCATCTCGATCGGCTAATGGGTTTCCGTCGCGCCATGCCGGTTACCGGCCGAATCCTCAACATTACCACCGAAATCGAAAGGGTATGCGACGACAACCTGTTGAAGACGTTCTTCATATCGCCAGCACGCAACAAGTGCTTTCATGGCAAGTGTTCCTACTATTGTGATACCTCCCATGCTATCTGTGGAAATCCAGATACCTTGGAAGGCTCATTCGCAGCATTCCTCCCCACGCAACAggacacgcagcgaaaagtttGGCGTCATCCCTGGCGACGATCGTATCACAAGCGAAGGAAGGCCCAATGGGAAACCGATCCCGACTACTGCTCCATGGTTCGCGACATTCCCCCCTACGACGAAGGCCGACGCCTTCTGGACCTCATGGATATGTCCGTGTTCGATTTCCTCACCGGAAACATGGACCGGCATCACTacgaaacattcaaaattttcggcAACGAAACCTTCCCTATCCATCTGGATCACGGCCGAGGCTTCGGTCGACCGTTCCACGATGAACTCTCGATCCTGGCCCCACTCCTTCAGTGCTGCCTGATTCGAACGACCACCCTCGAAACGCTACTCCTGTTCCACAACGGCCCGAAACCGCTCTCGGAGCTGATGCGCGAATCGATGGCCGCCGATCCAATCGCACCGGTTCTCTGGGAGCCGCACATGGCCGCCCTGGATCGACGGGTCGCCATAATCCTGCAAGCGGTGCGAGAATGCATCAAGAAAACCTCCGAGGAGGAAGAATTCGACGGCGGTCACAACCATCTGGACGGCCACCACGACGGCAACGACAATTTCTCTTAGCGTTCCCGCGAACAGCTGATTGGGTTGCCGCGACATCAACACCGGCTACAAATCAATCAACAACCGAACCGTGCCGGTGCGAATAATCCGTTTGGCCAATTCAAAAGTCTGTACATAGTTCAATGAGCAGAAGAGTGTTAGCGAGATCTTTTCTGCTGCTGTTTTCGGTTTCGCTAGTTTTCTTTTGAAGTCGATGTACCGGCGAAAGTGAGAgcgtctgactgactgactggctgtGCGTGCCTGTTCGAGTGCAAGTGTGTGTGTATAGGTACTAGAAGTAGTGTGATCGCGATCAAATTCGCGGAACCGGAGCCAATTTCCGCTACCCAGCGCGACTGTACTCAGAGTATAACACAACGTATGTAGGTACATATATGACTGTAGGCATTGTGGCATTATAATCGGGTGGTTTAGATTATTAAAGCTCATATTACCATGAGAAAGGAGCCGTACCGTACTCAGAAAGGATAGTTACTAGTGAGTGGTACATTATCATGAAATGATAACGCACGACCGACGGGAGCCGAGGGAGAACCTTTGTGTTTGAGTGTATGTACActaggtaaatgaaaaaaagtaacgTTTGCGCGCTCCAATTATGTTACGCGGTTGAATGGTTGTAAAGTGTTGATGTTTATGAATTCTATTCCGCTGCAGCGGTAGCGGTGCCAAAATCGGATCGATTGAAATAAAGATTAGACGCGGTGTTTGAATGGCAAATGCCTAGTAAGATACTGAGAATAGTGAAAAAAGGTTGTTCGAacgttgggttttttttaaagaaaatctgaACTTTAAAGTTAGAATTTGTTTTGTTGCGAAATAATATATCAAATATTGACAGgaaattagttttcaaaaaagtttcatgatttttttaaattcacacaaatacatttgacaataaaaatgaaacatagtTTAATTCCATtttacatgaattttgaaacataCTTATTCCATCAGACAGGATAGATAATCTATTTGATATTATGgaaaagatttgatttgatttttcccaaaggtggataatcaaaaaaaaaacgtctgcTTGGGAATACGAGGAAAGGAACTAAACGATAAACATCTCTTACG
This sequence is a window from Uranotaenia lowii strain MFRU-FL chromosome 3, ASM2978415v1, whole genome shotgun sequence. Protein-coding genes within it:
- the LOC129758569 gene encoding extracellular serine/threonine protein CG31145, with the protein product MYWIRSKKLKERLALGFGASLVLFTLLLVIDLQMDLGVSRGEFMPSHGRIRYVHEEDKSGVYNEFHRKFLAKSNASGSKEYLTTNPHTNRGRTETSGPGFPSKQITTTPPHDRFKDLTAIVVAPKNRRDPQFFERVVIKEDITDEPNPSLADMLELGISKNATNLERFQLSITKNELYSKKDRLVDMLIQDMVQLPIKHVVQKEGGTQIKLIIEYPHDIHALFKPMRFPREQQTLPNHFYFTDYERHTAEIAAFHLDRLMGFRRAMPVTGRILNITTEIERVCDDNLLKTFFISPARNKCFHGKCSYYCDTSHAICGNPDTLEGSFAAFLPTQQDTQRKVWRHPWRRSYHKRRKAQWETDPDYCSMVRDIPPYDEGRRLLDLMDMSVFDFLTGNMDRHHYETFKIFGNETFPIHLDHGRGFGRPFHDELSILAPLLQCCLIRTTTLETLLLFHNGPKPLSELMRESMAADPIAPVLWEPHMAALDRRVAIILQAVRECIKKTSEEEEFDGGHNHLDGHHDGNDNFS